One stretch of Dokdonia sp. Hel_I_53 DNA includes these proteins:
- a CDS encoding DUF3817 domain-containing protein codes for MLTTFRILSFLEGVSYLLILFVTMPLKYIWNNGYPNKVIGMAHGFLFLAYIVMALMMKSRQKWDAKTLGIVLACSIIPFGTFWMDKKYLRHS; via the coding sequence ATGCTTACAACCTTTAGAATTCTCAGTTTCCTAGAAGGGGTCTCTTATTTGCTTATATTATTTGTTACCATGCCTTTAAAATATATCTGGAATAATGGCTACCCAAATAAGGTGATTGGGATGGCGCACGGTTTTTTATTCCTTGCATATATTGTGATGGCATTGATGATGAAAAGTCGCCAAAAATGGGATGCTAAGACGTTAGGTATTGTATTAGCATGCTCTATAATTCCATTTGGTACTTTTTGGATGGATAAAAAATACTTAAGGCACTCTTAA
- a CDS encoding esterase-like activity of phytase family protein, protein MTVSKSGLHSLHFIDELIIPENILIDGYEVGGLSAIDYFQNTWYVLSDDRKSPRFYIMELPYSLEGFGNYTVRETRFFKDLDGATFESGKADPEGLRINSKGQILWASEGDARKMISPFIRKASQNGVYIDSVTLPSRYKLDKNGIKGPRNNGVFEAISLNYNSDDLWVATELPLLQDGSPPTSKKGGAPVRISFIDNRTKTFGKEYVYTLDKVARSGPLEVNGITEILSYAQDKLLVLERSYASDYKDGGNDIKIYKVSSNDATDVKHFESLKSATYTALTKTLLLDLSTIRSKTKSGIIDNVEGMAFGPLLENGNPSLILISDNNFNSFGKQVSQVLLFEIK, encoded by the coding sequence GTGACTGTCTCAAAGTCAGGTTTGCATTCGCTTCATTTTATAGATGAACTTATCATTCCAGAAAATATTCTTATCGATGGCTATGAGGTAGGGGGACTTTCGGCTATAGATTACTTTCAGAATACATGGTATGTTCTTTCTGACGATCGTAAGAGTCCTAGATTTTATATTATGGAACTCCCCTACTCATTAGAGGGTTTTGGTAATTACACGGTAAGAGAAACACGTTTTTTTAAAGACCTTGACGGAGCTACTTTCGAAAGTGGCAAAGCAGACCCAGAAGGACTACGCATAAATAGTAAAGGTCAAATTCTTTGGGCCAGTGAGGGCGATGCTCGTAAAATGATATCTCCTTTTATTAGAAAAGCATCACAGAATGGTGTCTACATAGATAGTGTTACATTACCTAGCCGCTATAAACTAGATAAGAATGGTATAAAAGGTCCTAGAAATAATGGGGTTTTTGAAGCCATTTCTTTAAACTATAACTCTGATGATCTCTGGGTAGCTACAGAGCTGCCACTATTGCAAGACGGCTCACCTCCTACTAGCAAAAAAGGCGGTGCTCCGGTTCGAATCTCATTTATAGATAACCGTACTAAGACTTTTGGTAAAGAGTACGTATATACCTTAGATAAGGTTGCCCGTTCAGGCCCTCTTGAGGTAAATGGTATTACAGAAATACTCTCCTATGCACAAGATAAATTATTAGTACTAGAAAGATCTTATGCAAGTGACTATAAAGATGGTGGAAACGACATTAAGATCTATAAAGTCTCTAGTAATGACGCCACCGATGTGAAGCATTTTGAAAGTCTAAAAAGCGCCACTTATACTGCACTGACAAAAACGCTACTTCTAGATCTTAGTACGATTAGGTCAAAAACTAAAAGCGGAATCATAGATAACGTTGAGGGAATGGCCTTTGGTCCTTTGCTCGAAAATGGAAACCCATCCCTTATTCTCATATCTGATAATAATTTTAATTCCTTTGGAAAACAAGTATCACAAGTATTACTATTTGAGATTAAATAG
- a CDS encoding SDR family oxidoreductase, translating to MNNLDTKVALITGGTKGIGKAIASALLKQGMRVAITGRDQKSTEAAAAELSQDTDKIIGLAADVRDLKSQQNAVEKVLGHFGQIDVLVANAGLGHFGPISELTPAQWNETINTNLTGVFYSVKAALSALKESKGYILTISSLAGTNFFAGGTAYNASKFGLTGFTQALMLDLRQDDIKVTTIMPGSVNTYFGDKTPDDSKAWQIQPEDLGQMTVDLLKMHPRTLPSKVEVRPTKPPVK from the coding sequence ATGAATAATTTAGATACAAAAGTTGCTCTCATTACAGGGGGGACTAAAGGAATAGGGAAAGCCATAGCCAGCGCACTATTAAAGCAAGGAATGCGAGTTGCGATTACTGGGCGAGATCAAAAAAGTACAGAAGCAGCAGCAGCAGAGCTTTCTCAAGATACCGATAAAATCATAGGATTAGCAGCAGATGTACGCGATCTTAAAAGTCAGCAGAATGCTGTTGAAAAAGTACTAGGCCATTTTGGACAAATAGATGTCCTTGTTGCAAATGCAGGTTTAGGCCATTTTGGGCCAATCTCAGAACTAACTCCAGCACAATGGAACGAGACCATAAATACAAATCTTACAGGTGTATTCTACTCCGTTAAGGCTGCACTAAGTGCTTTGAAGGAATCTAAAGGATACATCCTTACTATTTCTAGTCTTGCAGGCACAAATTTCTTTGCTGGAGGAACAGCTTATAATGCGAGTAAATTTGGACTCACAGGATTCACTCAGGCACTTATGCTAGACCTTAGACAGGATGATATTAAAGTAACGACGATAATGCCAGGCTCTGTTAATACGTATTTTGGAGACAAAACACCAGACGACTCTAAGGCATGGCAAATACAACCGGAGGACTTAGGTCAAATGACTGTAGATTTACTAAAAATGCATCCTCGCACACTGCCAAGTAAAGTAGAGGTAAGGCCCACAAAACCACCAGTGAAATAA
- a CDS encoding DUF6155 family protein: MSKRALKKFIAELDKGALQEQLLELYERIPEVKTYYDFVFNPKEEKLITDAKIKISNEYFPTRRKRPRKRRSIAQKYIKHFRTLGMNPILLLDLMLYNIEIAQTYEQSNPAQPDAFYKSMLNSFKEVIQYATYHHLLEENASRIEGVVSLAEENKWVNASLFDEAADQT, encoded by the coding sequence ATGAGTAAAAGAGCATTAAAGAAGTTTATAGCAGAGCTTGATAAGGGAGCATTACAAGAACAACTACTTGAATTGTATGAGCGTATTCCAGAGGTAAAAACGTACTACGACTTTGTTTTTAACCCTAAGGAAGAAAAGCTCATCACAGATGCAAAAATTAAAATTAGTAATGAATACTTCCCTACACGTCGTAAGAGGCCACGCAAGAGAAGGTCTATTGCTCAGAAATACATCAAGCACTTTAGGACGCTAGGAATGAATCCTATTTTATTGCTAGATTTAATGCTATACAACATTGAGATTGCCCAAACTTATGAGCAGTCTAATCCTGCACAACCCGATGCATTTTATAAAAGTATGCTCAATTCTTTTAAGGAAGTCATACAATATGCCACCTATCATCATCTGCTAGAAGAAAATGCGAGTAGGATAGAAGGTGTTGTCTCCCTTGCCGAGGAGAATAAGTGGGTAAATGCTTCACTTTTTGATGAAGCTGCAGATCAAACATAG
- a CDS encoding DEAD/DEAH box helicase, which yields MSDARQLQDTPEKELYDYQLKDLDAVFSVMDRSPEDYNLLYQLPTGGGKTVIFSEIVRNYIKRTNKKVIILTHRIELSTQTSRMLTEFMVPNMVISSSVKTLDGAEDYMCYVAMVETLTNRLQEEQMVMDDVGLVIIDEAHYNSFRKLFSYFTKSFILGVTATPLSSNIKLPMKDNYDELLIGESIPALIQKSFLSKAETISYNVGLSSLKLGINGDYTVKSSDILYTDAAMQQKLLDAYEDQSKGKKTLIFNNGINTSRYVYETFKMAGYDIRHLDNTSSAKERAEILKWFKETPDAILTSVSILTTGFDEPTVETIILNRATKSLTLYFQMIGRGSRITPTKKNFKVLDLGNNAARFGLWEAPIDWKEIFAYPDFYLENLIQDEEIERNFTYVMPPDLRKEFSNTDKVHFDIKKEYKAVIASGQKAKVTLDNAVEQHALMVVENSEDVFDARILARKLKDDIHYRIRQYSYCIMNNTKNYRDWLQEDYERNLKLRINQICRERDI from the coding sequence TTGAGCGACGCTAGACAACTACAAGATACTCCCGAAAAAGAATTATACGATTACCAACTCAAAGATCTAGATGCTGTATTTAGTGTGATGGATCGTAGTCCTGAGGATTATAATCTGTTGTACCAACTACCTACCGGTGGAGGTAAAACAGTTATCTTTTCAGAAATTGTGCGCAATTATATAAAACGTACTAATAAAAAGGTGATAATTCTCACCCACCGAATTGAACTTTCTACCCAGACCTCTAGAATGCTTACAGAGTTTATGGTTCCTAATATGGTCATAAGCAGTAGTGTAAAGACACTAGATGGTGCAGAAGATTACATGTGTTATGTAGCAATGGTAGAGACCCTCACAAATAGATTGCAAGAGGAGCAAATGGTGATGGATGATGTAGGTCTTGTTATTATTGATGAGGCACATTATAATTCTTTTAGAAAACTATTTAGCTATTTTACAAAGTCTTTCATTTTAGGTGTAACGGCAACACCACTTAGTAGCAACATCAAATTACCGATGAAGGATAATTATGATGAATTACTTATAGGAGAAAGTATTCCAGCTCTCATACAAAAATCCTTTCTTTCTAAAGCAGAAACGATAAGTTACAATGTAGGTTTGAGTTCTCTTAAGCTTGGGATAAACGGTGATTATACTGTAAAATCATCAGATATTCTGTATACAGATGCTGCAATGCAACAAAAATTGCTGGACGCTTACGAGGATCAATCTAAAGGTAAGAAGACCCTTATTTTTAACAACGGGATCAATACATCCAGGTATGTATATGAGACCTTTAAGATGGCAGGGTATGATATACGTCATTTAGACAATACAAGCAGTGCAAAAGAACGTGCAGAGATCTTAAAGTGGTTTAAAGAAACTCCAGATGCAATTCTTACCTCTGTGAGTATACTTACCACAGGGTTTGATGAACCTACGGTAGAAACAATTATCTTAAATAGAGCGACTAAGTCACTTACCCTGTATTTTCAAATGATAGGCCGTGGGTCACGTATTACTCCTACAAAAAAGAACTTCAAAGTCTTAGATTTAGGTAATAATGCAGCTAGATTTGGTTTATGGGAAGCGCCTATAGACTGGAAAGAGATCTTTGCCTATCCAGACTTCTATTTAGAAAACCTCATTCAAGATGAAGAGATAGAGCGCAACTTTACATATGTAATGCCTCCAGATTTGCGCAAGGAGTTTTCAAATACAGATAAAGTGCATTTTGATATTAAAAAGGAATACAAAGCGGTAATTGCTTCTGGTCAAAAAGCAAAGGTTACTTTAGATAACGCAGTAGAGCAACACGCACTTATGGTGGTAGAAAATAGTGAAGATGTCTTTGATGCACGTATTTTAGCTCGCAAATTGAAAGATGATATTCACTATAGAATAAGACAGTATTCGTATTGTATTATGAATAACACAAAAAATTATAGGGACTGGCTACAAGAGGATTATGAGCGCAACCTAAAGCTCCGCATTAATCAAATATGCCGCGAAAGAGATATTTAA